The DNA window TAATCAATCAACACTCCTTTAAGGAAGGATGTTGGTGGATGCAGTGATGGTTGTTAATAAAGTGACAGGTTTGGCTAAGATATCTAATAAAGCTTGTCTTATTTTTAAGGTAGGCTTTGAGAAAGTGTATTATTTATCCAGTTAGAGCTTTCTAGATTACATGTTTATCAGCTGGGTTTAATGAGCATTTGTATGCTTTCTATGAATCTTGTGTTGCTGGTATGGTGGTTGCCAACTCAAAGGATAAGCATCCAAAAAGGTTTGAAGCAATGGGATCGTCAAACTCCTTTCCTTTTTCTCCTTGTGTTTGATGGGCTTACTGGTTTAGTTTCCTAGGTTGTTGATCTACGCCATTACTCTGGGTTTAGTAAGAGAATGTATGATTTGATGGTCTCCTAAATACACTATGCCGATGATACCTTATTTTTAGTAGTCCTTAGTGTTGAGATTCTATGGAGTGTTAAGGTTATCCTAAGGGTTTTAGTTAGCTTCAGGTATTCAAATTAATTTCTTCAAGAATAGTGTAGatgtttttcatgttggctgcatttgtggtaaaacatacctgagtgtttaatgtcttgactgatgtcatgacatgttttatATTGTgctatgcaggttgcatatgtgttaagctaatacaggttttgttagtgaatgtcatgacctccttgtctgacagcagaagctgttatttttattaattgtgtttcctgatttctctcaatctacaatttaggaaaccttttattgtgtgctgaatattttgtccagaagatttcgctgacagcacattttgtatcaaccagatggcgtgtaaattaggttaacttggttaaccctaatttgtttctaaaaaatcccaaggcccaagagctgcatataagaagactgcaatcctaatttggaacgcagagagagtaaagtgttaattgtgaagaaccatagttttgtagctgtctcttgtactccaagcaattgtctcttgatgattgcattggaataggttgtgtttgttaattgtcactctaagcttttaagcacgagtgtgtgtctcttgattgaagcttttaagcagatcaatgtgtgtttttgaagtgtgtcttctctctgaatttgtttaatgtttatttgtaatcactgctgtgattgagggggagtgagtggagatactcaggtataggaatagattggaattacattgggtaggttttaagtgaggagttgtaaacaggggagtttaactccgaattaattatgcttatattggattccctccctggcttggtagcccccagagtaggttgctTGAACCAAACTGGGTAagcaattatgtgtgttctttattgtttttatgcgtttctgttttaacgttttgtgttgtgtaattgtggatgtcataacatccagcaagacatccagcgtgagttactagaattttcaagtaGTATTATATGGGTTGATGTGGATCCTCTCTTTTTGGCCTCGATGTGTGATTTCCTTCATTACAAGATTGAGTCTATCTTGTTTAAAGTACATAGGACTACCAGTGAGGGCTAATCCTAGGCTTGAATCCACCTAGAATCCTTTAGTTAGGTTGTTGACCAAGAGGCTCCACTTATAGAAGCACATATATTTTCGTTTGGGTGGCTAAGTGGTTCTTCTTAATTCTATCTCTACATTATTTTTGTCCTTCTTGAATATGCCGGTGACGATTTGAAAGAACCTTGTTAAGATTCAAACAAAATTCCTTTGGGGTGTAGTGAAGGGATAATCTAAAATTTATTGTGTCAAGTGGTATACTGTCTATATACCTAAAAGAAAAAGAGGGTGAGAAGTTAGGGACCTTTAGATAGTTCATCTAGCCCTGTTGGCTAATTGGAGATGAAGATTGGTTTCATGTGCTTCAAGTCTCTAGTATGATATCCTTGTAGGTAGATATGATATCTCAATTGTTTCCTTCCCTTGGGGTTGGAGGAGAAACTCTGAGTTTCAATCTATCTCTTCTAGGTGGAGGTGTGTATATCTTCTTAGGTCAAAAAAGGATGACCATTTTAATTGGTTTTCTGATGGTATCCTTAAGAAAGTGGGGTCAGACCTCTAGACTTTTTTTTGGTAAGATCCTTGGGTGGGAGTTATTCCTCTTATGATCCAATTTCTTggtctatttttaaaatttatccaATTAGATGGGTTGGTGGGAGAGATTTGCTAGATGAAGAATGGGATTCTTGGTAGGGATCTCAGGCGGATGAGACCATTATTTCTTCGTGAGTTACCTCTAGTTGATAATCTTCTCTCTTTAGGTGGCATGTGGATATTCCTAGTGATCATAGACATATGTTTAAATTTTGCCTATCTTTAGGTTTTATGGATAAATCTATGGGTGATTTTGCTATGGTTTGACAAGTTGTCTCATCTATTTTGAGGGTTCTTAATGATGAAATCTTTAACGGTGTTCCAACAACTGTGAAAGATGTGGAAGAGAAgagtattttttgtttgtttgagaaTAGTTTCTTGATAAAATAGAGGGGGACTCATGTTCTTTCTCTGACTAACTTTAAAACCCTATCATCTACCTTAACCTATAACGAATTGAGTGTCTGGATTGATTATGAGGTTGATAATGATTGTGGTTCTTGGTTCTCTCCCAGGGATCTCTGATCTATTGATGGGTAGTTCTAAAAGTCTAAGATCTAGCCGAAATACTTAGGTGTTTTTTGTGAAATTCATCTTGATGTTTAGTTTTTTTGGTGTATCTTTGTTCTATTCTCTTAATTTTTTGTTGtacactttttttatttattgttgtattcgtaataaaacaattaattatttattaaaatactaaaactaacacttatttttagatttttatatttgttaaagTAACATTTATAAGGAACTTATACAAAATGTTTATAGAAATTAATTTTGAAGAACAACTGCAATGTTTAAATTAAGGAAATTTCTTTTCCTATCTCCCTCTTTTCTTGGTCACCTCAGgtaaaaaatccaaaataccctcacttcggaaatgcatttccgaaacgtttttttttttcaaaatttgtcttatttcggaaatgcacttccgaaaacacgaaaaaaatgtgttttcggagatgcatttccgaaaacaccccttttttgggtttttggagatgcatttccgaaaacaccttttttttgggagggggtgtcttcggagatgcatatccgaaatattccaagaccaaattggtcttggaatgtttcggatatacacttccgaaagaattcaataattattaaaaaattaaaatcaaggtgaatcaatacaattaataggtataaaatcaaggtgaatcaaaatttcctaaacaattttaaagttcaaaattatttttaacttatataaatcaaaaacattttgatataaaatttattcattaaataaaattaagacaaaatcttttttttaatttttttaaactaaataaaaaattataactcatttttaattatgaatcagaatagaaatatataaatatataataattattattaattttgtaagtgaaatatataaatatataatatataaatatatagtatataaatatataataattaatatataaatatataaatatatgataattattataaattaaaacactcatttttttaatttttataattattatataaatatataaatatgtttataattaatatataataattattatataaatatatgataatttttataaatatataataattataattattataactattatataaatatataaattaaaacactcatttttttaatttttttttgtaaatacataataattattataaatatataaatatataaataaaaaattataactcatttgtaagtgaaattattttagtttttttaattaaaattattttaaattttaaaatatgaatcagaatagaaatatataataattattattcataactcataaattatatcaaaatatataattattattattcattactcataaattatatcaaatttatgatatatgaattaattaatatcctaaaattaatttttgagatttttagatttttttttattttttcggagatacatctccgaattaatcaaaatttcaattttttgaaattttttcggaaatgcacttccgaagtctggaaaaatttagaaaaaaaatatttcgaaaatgcattttcaaagcaggggtaaagtgggttTTTCACTGGGGATGATCTCATAGGGAGGtaggtaaagaaaaaacctaaattaaagtACGCTTGCATATAATGAACAGAATATTATCTTTCAGTTTATATAGCGATTTTGAGCTTGAATTGAATTATGAGAATGCAGCTACATTTATAACTCctaaaatatcttttatattctCTAATTTGAgacataatcaaataattaaattcatAACTATAGGTAGAAATGAAGTTGCAACAGATGGATAAAAGTATAGATTGCTAACACTATTgtcattcatatatatttttattcttaacAAGGAAAATCAAACTCAATAATCCTTATAAACATACTTATAACTTGTTACATTGGAAAAGCTTAATTTTTGTCAAACCTTCTGAAACTTAACTTTGAAGGGAACATCAGTGAGAGCCAAATGCATTTCCCCAGTTTTATTCACATAATTCCCAATATCTTTGCATACATGCTTGCAATAAAGACACACATTGGGACAATAGACCAACCTATAAGCATCTTCGTACTTCTCAATCCTAAACCAATTTCCAATTGTTTGCGAACCCGGGTTGCCCAATACACCACCTGTGGTCACAAATGTTTCTTCACTAGGAAAAGGATCAATCTTCCATACTAACGAATCGTGGGGACATCTAGAGTCAGAAGTTTCATTAGAGAACATAATGTTGAGATCAGTAGAAACACCAATAACGCCTAGGTTGTTTTTTACGGGTTTGAACCGCAAAGGTAACCCTAGACTTTGTTTCACAAGTACTACATCAAGAGGGCAAGATTCACCGGTTGTTTCGAGGGCAACGCCTCCACTAATATTGAAACAACTAACAAAGCCACATATGAAAAACGGGGTAGCCGGAATGATGTAGTAATTGGCATCAACTCGAACCTTCTTCCCCGATGTGTCGAGGACTTCATCGGTTGAAGCTTGGGTTGATCCAAGTAGTGGTTGTGTGGACAAtgcaaagaaaaagagaaatgcAAGCATTTTGCTCTTCATTTTTTTGGTAATGAATTGGATATATGATGGGAAATGTAGAGCTTCAATTTATAGTTGCTACAAagatgattattttttatttataaaatactcTAGATGTGTGGTAAACGATTTTGACAATACAATTAGTCAACAATAGTTAGTTGTTGTATTTATGAACTGCCTCAAAGTCTATGGTTGATGCGTCTCAATGTGTTCAAAgtattaataaaaaatgataCTAGTACTGCCAAACCTCAAACTGAGATGTGTCTGGTAGGAAACAATGTGCAATTTTCATAAAATGGAGTATTAGAAGTAGACAAATCTGACTTTTCCATTTAATTTGGAGCTAGCTCTAAATATAAAATCTCATGAATTGACTTGGTAGAGATTTGAGATAGAAAAGGATACAGTTGACATTATTAGGAAGAGGGGATAAGCATAGATGGGATAGGGTTGGCCACGGTCCAGTCaagaatattttaaaacaagttatCTAATAAGTGCTTTTGcgattttttcaaattattaaatAGATGATTATTTCTCTGCTTTCAAAGAACCAGTAGAAAATCAcccaaatcaaataaaaactaTTCGTCACATCTTTATAAAATATTACAGAGGCACAAAATTAGAGTGCGGGACATGGTATTATACTTCGTGATCCAAGAAAACATTCACAATGACAAATCAAGTGGTTTGCATTTTCTTCTTCCTCACATCCTTCTAAgcataactagtaacaaacccgtgcatacgcacgagtTCTGGTCTGTTACGCgtatttgtttacataatatatttattttaaatagaagattaaaaatatatttttagatcAAGAATagattttttcgtatataaaaatatctaaatcaataatatatttttttaccgtataccatttttaaataaaaaatatttagatcaataataatttttttcccgtataatattatttttgtttaggtatcatttaccaaaatattttgatcaatagtaaattttcatatataaaaatatttagatcaataaattttttttccgtatactattcttgaataaataatatttttcgtatataaaacgTGTTTCCGTATataagttttaatttaaaattctctTTTTAGAGATTTAgtcaaatctattttaaaatttaatcagacacattaaaataaactacacacctttaaaattacttttaatttattttaaatataaattaaatgtaCACTTATTAATTTTCACATCATTTTTTATATTATGTGTCATATAATAAGTTTGAGCTTGAATTattagaaatttaaaattcaattagagATAGATATCTAAATCAGGAAAAACATGGCAGGAAACTTTATGCTTACAATTCAATGGCAACAAAACTCATTCCATGTATGGGTGAAGTTTAGAACATTCATGTTACCTAAACAAcatgaaatataatataatttgataATAATAGTCTTCAATCTATGCATAGATATCTTCTTCAGCAACAACACAATCTTCAACAATTAAATGCTTGAACCACTTGGCCCAAAGTTGTAGGCAAACACTTTCATCGAACATGTAATCTTGAATACTGTCAAGCATAAAAGGTCAAACAGTAAGCACACAATTACAACCACTTATCTGAATTAAGCATGCATCGAGAATATTGTCAAAGAGAAATTGAGTTGTCAAAAAAGAAACTAACATTTAACCTATAAAGTTGTATAACAGGGACAAGAAATTGAGCAGTTTGagtatattatttgtttgaactACTTCCTTGTACTTATTAAGTTTATGTTCCATGACATGGTAGTATTTTATTATGACTCACTTTGAATTGGTATGACAGAAGCAGACATATAAATCACTTGCTAGATGCAAAAATACATAAGCTGTGGTGGCATAAGCAGACACTACTAAACAGTTGGCTCACCGAAGATCAATTACTTACAATGTAAGACCAAATACGGCGAGGAAAAACAACCATCATGTGTACATTCCAAGAAAAGCAACATATATTGTACGAATATAAGAAACTTAAGTTATGGCTTGAATGCATGATACAGTGAAGGTGCATTGGATAAGGCTGAAGACCAGGAACAAAAATCGGTTGTTGCACTTGTGGAACATTCCCAATTGGTATAGGCATATGCATATTATAATAACATGATCAGTTATTCACCCTAAAATTCAATTGAAAACATATAAACCAAACATTTAACAATAATATAGCAGAACTTACAACCACTTCATTTATAAAGCCAGGAACAATCGATCCAAACTGAAAAGGAAATGCCTTTGATGCTGCTGATGAGTTAGGACTATCACCACAATGCCTCTTGTCTTCTTTAAAGTCCCATACAAGACTTGGTGAATATCCTTTAATATCCAATACCTTTTAAGTACACCAACACAAAGATTTTGCTAGAACAACTatcattattcaaaaaaaaattacatgagCAAATAGAAACATGACTTAGCATATGTAGtctaaaaaaatgatatttacatAGCTCATTGAATCAAATCAGATTTAACAAACCTGTAAGTCTTGAAACACAAGCAtaagaaacaaaatatttaacaaaCCCAAAGGCTATTGTTGCCTACAGTTAAACTCTATACCTTTGATCCATGTTCATTGACAAATGCACCGGGGTGGTCGATCATGTGTGGTTCTTTGCTTGATTCGGGCATTGAAGATGTACCAACTAAATACTACTTATCCAAATCAGGCCTATCAGTAACTTTATCTAAATCAGACACATTCTAGTTTTTGGATTGACCCAACTACATGATTGTCAGAAGGTAACTAACTGAAATCTCTGGGCTTCTCCAGAATTGTCAGATGTAGGGAGCCATGATTGGTAACTAACTGAAAGTGAAAGGGAGAGTACTCGGGACTCTTGAATTGTCAGAAGGAGGAAAATCTCTAAAGCTTCTCCAGTCCAACAACTGAATGTTGTTATTCTTTTATTCTTGAATTAAAGATAAGCATTTCTCTATTGAAAATATATACCAGCCCAATCATGTGTGTGAGAAGATTGATTGAGTAGCTAAAGTATACAAAAAGCAGCTCATATTGAGCTTAACATCTATGCCTGAAATATCTAACTAAAACTTTATAATCGACCTATTTTAACATGTCAATTTGCATACAAACTGACTGTTAAACATTAACAATAAGAAATAGAAATAATTGTTGTTTAACATATCGGTGAAAACTAAACCTCACATAAACTGTGAGAAAAGTATATATACATTATAGATAACAACTAAGGTGGGAAAAGAATTTTGTTTCACATAAACTATTTTATCAAATGATGAGATTAAATGAAACAGCTATAACTTTTTCATGTCAATAACTCATTTTGTTATTAAGAATAAATTTCTCGTTATGCAAATCAGCAACCACGGGACATAAAGCTTTAGAAAGATAGTAAGTATACAATACCTGAAGTTGAATATGTCCATATTCTTGGTTAAGGATTTGCAGGGacaatgtgtcttgaacatcaaAACTACCAACTCCTCCATCTCGTTTCAGAGTCACATTTAATTTCTCCTCAACAGTTAAAGTAACAACATCGATAAGTGGTGGGGCAGTTGTCCGAGATTGGCTAAGCCTTGGCTGAACATCTTCAAGAATGACCTCACCTTCTACTTTCAATGATTCCAAAAACTAATTTGTCTTTTGAGATTTACCAAGCTTCATACCAAGACCCTTTGGTGGAGCTGCGGCCGATGTAGTTGGACGGCCTAAAGGAATAGAATAGGTTAGTACATTAATGAAAAGATAACTCTTAATTCTGAAACATGNNNNNNNNNNNNNNNNNNNNNNNNNNNNNNNNNNNNNNNNNNNNNNNNNNNNNNNNNNNNNNNNNNNNNNNNNNNNNNNNNNNNNNNNNNNNNNNNNNNNGAATTGTCAAAGCGCCAACTTTTTCCCCTTTTTTTCTACCTGTTGAATTTTTCGAGTactttctttaattttctttaaagattaatgttaatttctcctcgtttgagttgagaaattatcaagtataatcTTTCTTGAGTTCTCTTTTGAGAATTATTGAGATTTCTCTTTGGTTTAAGAAATTATTACGACTGGTTGTTATACCAGATACTACGGTGGTATTTATACCATgtgagggtgtatttctagactgattatctaccgtgcaagtagtaatcatAAAACATAGAACTGGGTTGTTTTATCTTGGAGGCGGCGTTGTAGTTTGACTGTTTTGCATAATTTTGGACAGTATCgtgaaacgtcttaaagagaGTGACCTAGTATGCAACTCGGCCCGATAATTTCTTCGATGGAAAATTTTTTAAAACCGTGAAACAAAATTTTTAAGACGTTTCAAACTGCCATGGCTATCAAAGAAATTATTGGTATTTCTGCGGATACTGTCTTTGACAAATCGTTCATGTTTGAGAGATATCATTTAGAGGTTGGCAACAAAAGATGAAATTCTTCTTAATGTTGAAAAGGCAGATAACGTTCTGACCGAGGACATTTTGTTACTCCATATGGATCAACCAAACAAACTAACAGTAAGAAATATGAGGATTCATAAGGAACACTTAATAGTGTCGAAGTTGAATCTACTGCGCGGATTAAAGCGAACAATTTACACCTTAGGAAAGAAATCACCTTATAGAAAGAATGATTATAACATTCTGAATGGAATCGCAAATGATCTGTATGACTATTATAGTAATTGCGATACTTCAAAACAAGTTTAGGAGGCTCtgaaaaacaagtatgacattGAAGAAGCTGAAGAGCATAAGAATGCTTTTAGCAGCTACGTGAAGTATCAGATGGTAGATGAAAGGTCCGTGGAAACCCAAAGACACAAACTTCAAAAGATTTCTCATGAGATCATCACTAAAGATATGTATTTATatgaacaatttgaatttcttttattattgacaaactgCCCCTTTTAAAAGTTTCTAAGAATTATGCTTTTCTACAAAATAAGAGATTTTTTTAATAGAGAGTCTGATTATTCTCCTTTAAATTAAAGAAGAATCTCAGAGACATGATTAAAAAGAAAAGTCTTAgttgttttaaacaacaaaaataaatctgGTGTGGTTCTAAAGCCATATGACTATAGTACCATGTGAGGGTATATTTCTAGACTGATTATTTACtatgcaagtagtaatcgtacaTATAGAACTGGGTTGTTTCATCCTGGAAGTGGTGCGGTAGTTCGAATGCTTTGCATAATTTCTGGCAGTGTCGCAAAACGTCTTAAAGAGAGCGACCTAGTCCGCGACTCGAACCGAAAATTCTTcggtgaaattttttttaaaaccgtgAAACAACAATACTAGTAAGCACATGGAATTAATCCTAAACCCCTAACCTAATACTACCGAAGCCGCCCTCTTGCTTCTCTACCAAACCTACGACACCCCTCCTCACACAACTAGCCAACAcactttcttcttcctcttctctcatTCACGTTCTTCTCTCCTGTCTTTCCCCTCAACGTGAGACTAGTTCCTTTCTCTCATCATGTCAACCCAACATTTATCTTCCTCCTCACGTACCAAAGACTCTCATTCGGCCTCACCTTCTCTAACCACACATCATATCAATCCTCCCATTCATCCTTTATTCACCAATTCTAACATCAACACTTTTATCAAAATTATCCTAAGCATTGAAAAAGGTCAAAATAACATTTGTTCTGAACTTTTCAAATCTCATGCTCGTGTTCATCAAGTCATTAATCATATCATCCCAACCCAAACCACATTATCTCTTAATCTCTCAAAGACATTGATCCTACTCTGTGTGCGAATCTCAATGTTGTTGTCCTTCggtgaatttatggaaaaaaaattaatgactttCTTTACTCCATCATTGAGTGTGATTAAACGCGAAAATACGTGGAACATATTACTCACGATGaatgcttatcaaaaaaaaaaattactcacGATGAATTAGGTGCACATGTTATCATAATGTATATGATGGACTCGACAACATTGTAAACCATGATGATGGAAGCAGTAATTGCGTGCATTTGGCGTGCATCTTTTTTAAGGATTGTAGGTCACTCTTAGATTGCATGAAGAAAGTAATGCATGATCATAGGTCAAGGCAAACCAACTAGAAATCATGTAATAATCTATTTGAAGGCAACAAAATGTATATCATAGATTTCTCGCCAAAAAAATGGCAACGGTTTAAACTGTAACAGTTTCATATTTTTTTACGTTTAAAATCATTGAATAAGCATTCAACacaaaaataccaagaaaaattGGTGGCAGTTATAACTGCTGCAAATATGTTGTTGCGGCATTTTCATAATTGTCACAAATCTTAAAGGCGGTTCAAAGCACAACAATAGCTATAAAAAAACCATCGAAAaactttttattttccttgtagTGAAATGAAATTAAGGTTACGGCAAGTCAAAACCCTACGTTTAGTTTATAATTTTGCTTCCCTCTACCACCACAGAGAGCATAAAAAAATTCTCGTATCTCATAAACTTCCCACCCACTGTAAGCATGTTATCAAAGTTCATTAAAACTACTTCAACCACCATGTTAATATTCCAAAATGTTAGAATTTCACTCACCGTCCCAACGGACAATTTATTCATATATAACAATAATTTATTCAtccatatattttaaataaaacatagtAATCTTTATAAATACACTTTTGATTTCGATCAAGTTTCCTGGAACTTAATTTTTAAGGGAACATTAGTGAGTGCCAAACGCATTTCCCTCTTCTTATACACATAAGTCCCAATATCTTTACATACATGTTTGCAAGAAGGACACACACTGGGACAATAAACCAACTTATAAGCATCTTCATACTTCTCAATCTTAAACCAACTCTGGATCGAATTCGAACCCGGGTGACCTAATAGACCATTGGTGGTCACAAATGTTTCTTCTTTCAAAAAAGGATCTATCTTCCAAACTACTGAATAGTTGGGACACCTCGAATCATAGTTAGCCAACATTATATTGAGATCAGTGGAGACACGAATAGCGCCTTTGACGGGCGCGATCCTTAGCGGAAACCCTTGACTACGTTTCACAACTACTACATGAAGTGGACAGGGTTCACCAATAGAACTTTCAAGTGAAATCTCTCCGCCATTAGCCGGGATGATATAGTAGTCAGCATCGACTCGAAGCTTCTTTCCCGATACGTCGAGGACTTGATCGAGAAAAGGTTTAGCTGTTCCAAGGAGTGGTTGTGAGAACAAGGCAATGACAAGTAGAAGTTTTATCATTGTTGTGCTCTTCATTGTTTTGTGCATATGTATCAAATGTATCAAGCTAAtggtttgtgtttgttttgttttggtaGTGAATGGGGTTGATGGAAGATATGATCAAT is part of the Vicia villosa cultivar HV-30 ecotype Madison, WI linkage group LG2, Vvil1.0, whole genome shotgun sequence genome and encodes:
- the LOC131647692 gene encoding kunitz trypsin inhibitor 5-like, which codes for MKSKMLAFLFFFALSTQPLLGSTQASTDEVLDTSGKKVRVDANYYIIPATPFFICGFVSCFNISGGVALETTGESCPLDVVLVKQSLGLPLRFKPVKNNLGVIGVSTDLNIMFSNETSDSRCPHDSLVWKIDPFPSEETFVTTGGVLGNPGSQTIGNWFRIEKYEDAYRLVYCPNVCLYCKHVCKDIGNYVNKTGEMHLALTDVPFKVKFQKV
- the LOC131647694 gene encoding miraculin-like, producing MHKTMKSTTMIKLLLVIALFSQPLLGTAKPFLDQVLDVSGKKLRVDADYYIIPANGGEISLESSIGEPCPLHVVVVKRSQGFPLRIAPVKGAIRVSTDLNIMLANYDSRCPNYSVVWKIDPFLKEETFVTTNGLLGHPGSNSIQSWFKIEKYEDAYKLVYCPSVCPSCKHVCKDIGTYVYKKREMRLALTNVPLKIKFQET